In Streptomyces rapamycinicus NRRL 5491, the genomic stretch CATCAAGGCGTGCTGGATCATCTGCACCAACCCGGTCGCCTCCGTCGCGAACCGCAAGACGGTCATCGAGGGCCTGGAGGCCGCCGAATTCGTCGTCACGCAGGACGTGTTCGCCGAGACGGAGACAAACGCGTACGCCGATGTCGTGCTGCCCGGTGCGCTGTGGACCGAGGCAGAGAGCGTCCTGATCAACAGCGAGCGCAATCTCACCCTGGCTCAGCCGGCCGCCGATCCGCCCGGCGAGGCGATGGCGGACTGGCGCGTCATCGCGGCCGTGGCCCGGGCCATGGGCTTCGACAGGGGCTTCGCGTACGACAGCGCGGAGGAGATCTTCGAGGAGATCAAGCGCGCCTTCAACCCGTCGACCGGCTGGGACCTGCGCGGAGTGAGCTACGAGCGGCTGCGCTCCACCCCGGTTCAGTGGCCGGCCGCGAGCGCCGAGGGACCCGACCGCAATCCGATCCGGTACGTCGGTGCGGACGGCTCACCGAGCTTCCCGACCGCGAGTGGCCGTGCGGCCTTCTATCCCCGCCCGCACATACCGGCCGCGGAACTGCCCGACGACGACTGCCCGTACCTGCTCAACACCGGCCGTCTGCAGCATCAGTGGCACACCCTGACGAAGACGGCCAAGGTGCCCAGGCTGAACAGGCTCAACCCCGGTCCCTTCGTGGAGGTGCACCCGCGGGACGCGGCCGAGCTGGGCCTCGCCGAGGGGGATTCGGTGGAAGTCGCCTCGCGGCGCGGCCGGGCCGTGCTGCCCGCGGTCGTCACCGACCGGGTGCGGCCGGGCTGTTGTTTCGCGCCGTTCCACTGGAACGACCTGTTCGGGGAGTACCTCAGTGTGAACGCGGTGACCAGCGACGCCGTCGATCCGCTGTCGTTCCAGCCCGAGTTCAAGGTGTGCGCGGTTTCGCTGACCAAGGTGGCCACCCCGGTGACGGTGCGGACTCCGGCGGCGGCGGACGCGCAATCCACGGCCACGGTTTCCCCTGCGACTACGGCGTCCACCGCGGGCACGGCGTCCACCACGGCCCTGTCGTCCACCGCGGGCACGGCGGTCGCCCCACCGCCCGCCGTCCTTCCCGCAACCTCCGCTCCCGCCCCGTTCGGGCTGGACCCCGCCCCGCCGCCGGCCCTCACCGAACACGAACGCCGTTACCTGACCGGCTTCCTCGCCGGTATCCCGTCCGGCACCCCCGGAGTGCCGGTGCTGCCCGCGGACGCCCCGTTCAGCCCCTCGCACGCCCTGTGGGTGAACGGCGTACTGGCCGGAATGTACTCCAGAGCCGAGGCGACGCGTCCCACCGCGCACGACGTCGGCGACTCCCCGCGGTCGTCCTCCCCGCCCGCGGACGCGCCGCGCCGCCAGGTCGTGATCCTCTGGGCGTCCCAGACCGGGAACGCGGAGGAGTTCGCGGCCGCCACGGTGGAGCGGCTCACCGCGCACGGCCACGCCGCCTCCCGCGCGTCCATGGACGAGGCCGACCCTGCCGCGCTGCCGTCCGACGCCGACCTGCTGCTGATCACGAGCACCTTCGGCGACGGGGACGCACCGGACAACGGCGCCCGCTTCTGGGCGGCCCTCGCCGGGCCCGACACCCCGCGCCTGCCGGACCGGCGCTACTCCGTCCTGGCCTTCGGCGACTCCTCCTACGGCGACTTCTGCGGCCATGGCCGCCGCCTCGACCGGCGTATGGAAGAGCTGGGCGCCGTGCGGCTGGCCCCGCGCACCGACTGCGAACCGGACTACGAGACCGAGGCCGGGGCATGGCTCGACCAGGTACTCATCGCGCTGAAGAGCGCGGAGCGACCGGCCCCCGCCCCGGCCCCGGCCCCCGCCCCGGCCCCGGTCCCCGCTCCCGCCCCGGCCCCCACCCTCGCAGCCGCCCCCGCGGCCGGGACGGCTCCGCGCCCGAGCCGTCCCGCCCCTGCCACCGCCCGCCTGACCGGCAACCGCCGCTTGAGCCTGCCGGGCGCGGGCAAGGAGGTCCGCCGCTTCACCTTCGACACCCGCGACAGCGAGACCCCACTGGGCTACGAGGCCGGTGACGCCCTGGCGGTGCAACCGCTCAACCGGCCCGAGCTCGTGACCGAGTGGCTGGCCGCCACCGGCCTCGACGCGAACGCGACCGTTCAGGTCGGACACGTGGGAGAGGTGCCCTTCGCCGAGGCCCTGTCGCGCCATCTCGACATCACCCGCATCACTCCCGGCCTGCTGCGCTTCGTCGCCGATCGGACCCGCGACCCCCGCGATCTGCGGAAGCTCCTGCGCCCGGACAACAAGGGAGAGCTGGCGAAGTGGTCCTGGGGACGGCAGGCCGTGGACGTGCTGGCCGAGTTCGGCATCCGGGCCGGGGCGCAGGAGTGGACCGGCCTGCTGGGCCGCCTGCGGCACCGCCTGTACTCCATATCGTCCAGCCCGCTGACCGACCCCCACCTGGTGTCGCTGACGGTCTCCGTCGTCCGTTACGAGAACCTGGCCGGCCGTCCGCGCCAGGGCGTCTGCTCCCCCTTCCTCGCCGACGCGGAGCCGGGCACCCCGGTACCGGTCCGGGTCCAGCGCGCACCGCACTTCCGCCCGCCCGCCGACCCCGCCACGCCGGCGGTGATGGTCGGCCCCGGCACCGGTATCGCGCCCTTCATCGCCTTCCTGGAGGAACGCCGGGCCCGCGGCCACCACGCCCCGAACTGGCTGTTCTTCGGGGAACAGCACCGCGCGACCGACTTCTACTACGAGGAGGAGCTGACCGGGTTCCTCGCCGCGGGCGTCCTCACCCGCCTGGACACCGCGTTCTCCCGCGACGAGCGCGCGAAGAAATACGTTCAGGACCGCATGCGCGAGCACGGCCCCCTGCTGTGGTCCTGGCTCCAGGACGGTGCCCACTTCTACGTCTGCGGCGACGCTTCCCGCATGGCCAAGGACGTCGACCAGGCCTTGCGGGACATCGTCACCGTCCACGGCGGCCTGAACGAGGCCGAGGCGGCGGCGTACGTCAAGCAACTCGCCACCGACAAGCGCTACCTGCGCGACGTCTACTGACCGCCGCGTTCCATCAGGCGCCGACGGCTTCCAGCAGGAGATGGAGGTCGTGTGCGGCCTCGGCGGTGGACAGGACAGTGACGGCGAGGACCGTGGCTGTCACGGCGGCGAGGACGGGGTGGCGGCCGAACGGGGGAGCGAGGAGGGCGGCGACGCGGCGGGGCACGGGCCCGGCGGCGGCGAGTGGGGTGCGGCGGCCGAGGATGGCCAGGGCGGCGCCCGGGGTGCGGCCGGAGGCGTGGTGGGCGGCGAGGGCGGCCTTGCCGACGGTGCGGGCGACCCCCTCGCGGTCTCCGGTGGCGGCGGCCGCGCTCTCGTCGGCCCACCGTTCGATGGTGTAGGTCACGGCCGTGGCGAGGGGGCGCAGCAGGGGGTTGGCGGCGGCGCCGAGCTGGGCCAGGGCGACGAAGGCGTAATGGCGGCTCGTCAGGTGGGCGCGTTCGTGGGCGAGGAGGATGTGGCGCTCGGTCTCGTCCAGAGTGTGCAGCATGCCGGTGGAGACGACGACGCGGCCGGGCAGGCCGGGGATCGCGAAGGCGTTGGGGGCCTCGTCCTCGATCACGACCAGGCCGTCTTCGGCGGGCATGCAGGCCGCTTCCAGGGCGGCGGTGGCCAGGGTGCGGGCGCGCCGCCAGAGCATGCGGGCGGCCATGAGCACGGCGGCGCCGAGCAGTAGCCCGGCGATCAGGGCGACGGACAGTTCGGCGGGGTCGTCGCGCTGCGCGGTGTGGGCCGACCAGTGGCCGAGGCCGGCCAGCTGGGGGAAGCGGATCAGTCCGGTGATGGTCAGCAGCCCCAGCGAGATGGTGGTCGCCGTGCCCAGCAGGAGGGCGGAGGCGGTGAGCAGCCAGGTCGCCAGGCGGGGTTCGCATCGCTCCGCCAGGGGGCGTGCTCCGAGGGGAGCGAGCAGGGAGAGCAGCAGGGGGATGTAGACGGCGATGCGCATCTGGGCGGCCTCTTCCTACTGGTCGGGGTCGAGCAGTTGGCGCAGCAGGTCCGCGTCGGTGGTGGACAGGCCGTCGGCGAAGCGGGCGAGGACGTCCTGGCGGTCGGACCGCTCTTCCAGGACCGAGCGCATGCGGCGGGCGGCGAAGCCGGGGTCGTCGGTCACGGGGGCGTAGGCGTAGGCCCGGCCGCGCGGGGTGCGGGTGAGCAGCTGCTTGGTGTGCATGCGGGTGAGGATCGTCACCACGCTGTTGTAGGTCAGCTGGCTGCCGAGGCGTTCGGTGACCTCGCGGGGGGTCAGCGCGCCGTCGGCCCGCTGCAGCAGTTCGAGGATCTCGGCCTCGCGTGCACCGTTGGGCCGCTTGGGGCCCTGTCCTGGTGTGCGGGTGCCCATGGATTTGGCGTCCCTTCCCTCATCTTCTACAGTCGTGTAGAACTCCTACACCGGTGTAAAAGTCACTGTCTCCCAAGTGTGCCATGCGCTCGTACCCGGGCCGAACCCTGCCCCGGGCGGCGCACGGCCGGAAAGGAACCTGCGGTGCCGCTGGCTCTCGATCCGCTGGATGCCGCCCAACCACTGGTCGGCCGCCGCGCCCGTACCCGTACCGCCGCGGAGCCGACCGTGGGGAGCGCCAAGTGAAGATCACCTTCCTGATCCACAACGTGTACGCGATCGGCGGCACGATCCGCACCACGCTCAATCTCGCCGCGGCCCTCGCCGACCGGCACGAGGTGACGATCGTGTCGATGCTCCGCCACCGCACCCGCCCGCGGTTCGTCATCGATCCACGGGTGACGGTGGTGCCCCTGGTCGACATCCGGGAGAACAGTGCGGACGGCGGCGATCCGCTGCTGTACCGGCCGGCCGAGGTCTTCCCCACCGCCGAGAAGCGGTACGGGCAGTACAGCCGCCTCACCGACCACCGGGCGCGGGAGTACCTGCGGAGCTGCGACGCGGACGTGATCATCGGCACCCGGCCGGGCGTCAACGTGTACCTGGCCCGCTTCGCCCCGCCCCGGGCGCTGCGCATCGCCCAGGAACACCTCACCCACGACATGCACACCAAGAAGCTGCGCGCCCAGCTCGCCCGGGACTACCGTGACCTGGATGCCGTGGTCACCACGACCGACGCCGACGCGGCCGTCTACCGGGCGAAGATGCGGCTGCCGGGCGTGCGGATCCTGGCCGTCCCCAACGGTGTGCCCGACCCCGGCCTGCCGCCCACCGACGGCAGCGCCCCCGTCATCGCCGCGGCCGGGCGCCTGGTGCGCGCCAAGCGCTTCGACCTGCTCATCGAGGCATTCACCGATGTCGCCGCCAAGCACCCCGACTGGTCGCTGCGCATCTATGGAGCGGGCACCGACAAGGAGCGGCTCCAGCGGCTGATCGAGGAGCGGGGCCTGGGCGGCCGGGCGGCGCTGATGGGCGCGGTGTCCCCGATCGAGGCCGAGTTCGCGAAGGCGTCGATCGTCGCCTCCGCCTCCGACGCGGAGTCCTTCGGCATGACACTGGCCGAGGCGATGCGCTGTGGCATACCGGTGGTCGCCACCGACTGCCCGCTCGGCCCCGCCGAGATCATCAACGACGGCGTCGACGGCCGCCTGGTCCCCATGGGCGACCGGCGGGCGCTGGCCGCCGCGCTGAGCGACCTGGTCGCCGACGAGCCCGGCCGCCGCGGCATGGGCGAGGCCGCCCGCGCCGCGGCCCGCCGCTTCGACCCGGCCCATGTCGCGCACGCCTACGAGGAACTGTTCGGCGACCTCGCCGCCACGCGTTCCGCCCGCGCCTGGCAGCGCCGCAAGGCCCGCTGGCGCAACCGCGCGGGCCGGGCCCTGCGCCGCCTGCGCAGCCCGCGCCGCTGACCCCACCCCACTGACCGCGGCCGCACCGCGCCGTTTCCCCCTGCGCACACGGCCCGCTCCAGCCATCACAGAAACGGATCCAGATGAGTGCCATCAGCATCGGCCAGGCGGCCATCCTCGGCATCGTCGAAGGCGTCACGGAGTTCCTCCCCGTCTCCTCCACCGGCCATCTGAAGATCACCGAAGGGCTGCTGGGCATCCCGGTCGACGACACCTCCGTGGTCGGCTTCACCGCCGTCATCCAGGTCGGCGCGATCGCCGCGGTGCTGGTGTACTTCTTCAAGGACATCGTGCGGATCGTCTCCGCCTGGGGCCGCGGACTCGCCCACCGCGAACAGCGCTACCACCACGACTACAAGTTCGCCTGGTGGGTCGTCTACGCCACCATCCCGATCGTGCTCGTGGGCCTGGCCGCGAAACCCCTCATCGAGGGCCCGCTCGCATCCCTGTGGGTGGTCGCCGCGTCCCTTGTCGCCGGGTCCGGTGCGATGTGGGTCGCCGACCAGATGGGCCGCCACAAGCGCGGCGAGGACGACACGGGCTTCAAGGACGCCATGCTGGTCGGCTGCTCGCAGATCCTCGCGCTGCTCTTCCCCGGCTTCTCGCGCTCCGGCGCCACCATGTCCACCGCGCTCATCCTCGACCTGGACCGGGTGGCCGCCACCCGTCTGTCCTTCTTCCTCGGCATCCCGGCGCTGACCGGCGCGGGCCTGTACGAGCTGAAGGACGCCGTCGGCGCCGGGGTCGGCACCGCCCCCCTCGTGGTCGGCACCGCCGTCTCGTTCGTGGTCGCCTACGCCTCGATCGCCTGGCTGCTGAAGTTCGTCGCCAAGCACTCCTTCAACGCGTTCGTCATCTACCGCGTCGCCATCGGCCTGCTGCTCCTCGGCCTGCTGGGCACCGGAGCGCTCACGGCATGATCGCTTCGCGTACGGTCATCCGCCCACCGCGCCGGATCCCGTGGCTGGTGCTGGTCGCCCTCGCCTATGCCGTGGCCCAACTCGCCCTCGTGGTCCCACACCTTGGGCTGGGCTGGGACGAAACGGTGTACCTCTCCCAGGTCGACCCGCACCGCCCGGCGGCGTACTTCAGCGCCCCGCGCTCGCGCGGCATCAGCCTTCTGGCCGCCCCCGTCCTCGCCGTCACCGACTCCATCACCGTGCTCCGGGCCGTCCTGGCGCTGCTGTCCGCCGCCGCCCTGTACGCGGCCTACCGCGTCTGGCGGCCGCTGCTCGGCCCGAGGCGGACCGCCCTGGCCGCGCTGCTGTTCGCCGGCCTGTGGACCACCATGCTCTACGGACCGCAGGCCATGCCGAACCTGTGGGTGGCCCTGTCCGCGGTGGCGGCCGTCGGCTGGTTCCTGCGTACCGCACACCCCCGTGCGGGGCGGCGGGCCCTGCTCGGCCTGGGCGCCATGGTCGCGGCCGCCACCTGCTTCCGCTTCTCCGACGGCGGCTGGCTCGCCCTGCCCCTGCTCGCGGCGTGCGCGATCGTCCCGGCCCGGCGGCGCCCGGCGCCCGCGCTCGCCGTGGTCGGCGGATTCGCCGTGGGCGGCGCCGAGTGGATCGCGGAGGCGTACGCGCGCTGGGGCGGGGTCGGCGCCCGGCTGCACCTCTCCAGCACCACCGAGGGCGGCATGGGCACGCACTGGGCAGGCGGCATGGCATGGCGCAGCCTCAACGGCCCCCTGCTCTGTCGCCCCTGCCACGTCCCGCTCACCCACCCCGAGCTCACCCTGTGGTGGCTGGCCCTGCCCGCCCTCGCCCTCATCACCTGCGCCCTGGCCTGGCACACCCGGCGCGACGCGGTCATCCTGCTCCCCACCGCCTGCGCCACCACGCTGAGCATCCCCTACCTGCTGCTCATCGACTACTCCGCGCCGCGCTTCCTGCTGCCCGTCTACGCCCTGCTCTCCCTCCCACTCGCCGCCCTGGCAGCACACTCCGCGCAGGCCATCCGCCCGCCCCGCGCCCGCGCCCTGGCCGCCGGACTGGCAGCCGCGCTGCTCGCCCTGCACCTGTCCGCGCAGCACGAGGTCCTCGACCGCGACACGGCCGCCGCCCGCGCCACCGCCGCCCGCTACCGCGCCGCCGCCCACGACCTGCGCCGCCTCGGACTCACCCCGCCCTGCCTGGTCAGCGGCAAACACGCCCCGCCCATCGGCTACGACACCGGCTGCGCCTCGGCCAACGTCGGCGGCAACAACCGCGACACCACCGCGCACACCCTGCTGCGCCGCGCCGCCCGCGAACCCGCCGCCGCCCTCGCCAGGACCCGCTCCGGCCCTCCCCACTACGCCCGCACCTGGACCCCCCACCGCCTGCCGGGCACCGGGCTCACCGCCTACGTCCAGAGGGGGACCCGACGGCCGTGCCCCGGCGGGCGCGGCCGAGGTGTCCGCAGCCCTCTGATTCAACGGGTCAGCGCGCCCGGCCGCGTGGCTTCAGGGGTACGGGCGGGAGTTCCGGGGCGGGCAAGGAGGCGCCGTCGTAGCCGTGGACCTCGCCGAACCGGGAGTCCGATGTCCAGTCCTCGCGGGCCCGGGAGATCTCGTCATGGGAGCGCCCGATGAAGTTCCACCACATCACGATCTTCTCCTCGAAGGGCTCCCCGCCCAGCAGCATGAGCGCGCTGTCCACATCCGCCCGCAGCGGCAGTTCGGTGCGTCCGCAGCCGAGGTAGAGGAGGGAGCCGGGGGCCAGGCGCACCCCGTCGACCTCGGACTCGCCGGACATGGTGAGGGCCGCGTACTCGAAGTCGGGCCGCACCGGCAGCCGGGCGTCGGTGCCGGCCGCGAGGGCGACGTCCGCGCCCATCAGCGGGGTGAACGTGGTGCCGGGCGAGGCCGCGCCGTCCAGTTCGCCGAGGACGACCGTCGCCCGCAGCCCTCCGCCGCCGGTCACCCGGGGCAGCCCGGCGTGGTGCTCCCACATGGGCGCGATATGGCGGTCACCGTCGGGCAGCGCGACCCACAGCTGTGCGCCGTGCAGCAGCCGGGCGTGCTCACGCGGCGACTCCTCGGAGTGCGAGATCGCCCGGCCCGAGGTCATCAGCCCCAGCTCGCCGGGGCGCACCGTCTGCAGACTGCCGACGCTGTCGCGGTGCAGCACCTCGCCGTCGTGCAGCCAGCTGACCGTCTGCAGCCCCATATGCGGATGGGGCGGGACCTGCATGCCCGGTTCCTGGGCGATGTCGTCCGGGCCGTAGTGGTCGATGAAGCACCAGGCGCCGACCATGCGCCGCCCGAGGTTCGGCAGGAGCCGGCGCACCATGGTGGACTCGCCCAGCGGGACCTGTTTGGCGGCCAGCAGCTCACGGACCGGCTGGGCGGTGACGTCCTGGCGGCCGCCGCACACGGTCGGCGCGGGCCTCAGATCGAGATTGCTCATGGCCGTACTCTCCCATCGGGGGACGCCTCGCGCTGGCTCGTACGGCTCTGGACGTATCCGTACGAGGCGATCGCCCCGTACACCAGCGCCGCGCCCAGCAGCCAGCCGGCCACGACGTCGCTGGGCCAGTGGACGCCCAGATAGAGACGGGTGAAGCCGACGCCCAGCACGGATACGGCCCCTACGACGGCCATGAGCCGCGGCCACTTCGCCGGTGCCCCGTGCAGCGTCAGCAGCCACAGCAGCAGCCCGAAGGCGACGGTCGCGGTCAGGGCGTGGCCGGAGGGGAAGGCCGCGTAGTGCGCCGAGTCCACGGGGTTCGACCACCGGGGACGCTCCCGGTCGAGCGCGGCCTTCACCCCTTGTTGCAGCGCCGTGCCCAGCGCCGCCGTGACGGCCACCCAGAGCGCGAGCCGCCACTCCCGGCGCCACAGCAGCCACCCCACGGCCACGGCCAGCAGCGCACGCATCGTCCAGGGGTCCCAGAACCAGTCCGTCAGCACCCTGTTGGCCCGGGTGAGGCCGTGGTGCCGGACGGCGGAGTGGTGCAGGGTGACGACGATGTCCCGGTCGACGGTCTCCAGCGGCCCCCAATGGGCGGCCACCAGGGCGAGCAGCACCAGGAAGAGCGCGGTGAACACGGCCGCGGCGCTGGCGGCTCGGCGGTGGGGGTTTGCCGGCTGCATGGGTCGATGATCGCCGACGGGCGGGCTTCGGAGCCAGGAGGCCATCGATCTCCCCGGGGCCGGAAGCCGAGGCCCTTCGATCTCCCCGGGGCCGGAAGCCGCCGTTGTACCGAGACCGCCGAGACCGCCGAGACCGTCGAGAACGCCTACCCCAGCACCCGCAGCGCCGGGACGAGCGTGACCAGCAGCGGGACGGCCGGGACGAGCGCCGCGGTGGCCGTAAGGCGCCAGCGGCGCGCCACGGGGAGGCGGGAGGCCGGGGCCAGCAGCCGGTCCACCCGCTGCGGCACCTGGGCGAGCGCGCTGGGGCAGGGGCCGAACACGCCGCGGTCCTCGTTGAGTTCGACCAGGGCGAGCGCGGTGGTCGTCCGCCCGAAGCGCCGTGACGCGGAGTCGTCGGCCGCCAGTTCGACCAGCCGGTGCACCTCGTCGCGGAACGCCGCGAACATGGTCACCTGCGGAAAGCCGCTGGCCAGCGCGCCCGAGCAGTGCAGCAGCCAATGGTGGCGGGCGCGGGCGTGGCCCTGCTCATGGGCGATGACGGCGTCCAGTCGACGGCCCTTGAGGCGGCGCAGCGCCGCCGTGGTGATGACGAGCCGGGGTGTGGTGCCCGGCAGCCACCACGCGTCCGGCTTGTCGCTCTCCAGGACCACCAGGCGATCCTCGCCGGGCTCCTCACCGGGCAAGGCGGGGGAGCGGACGAGGAGTTCGGCGCGGTGTTGCCTGCGCCAGGCGCGGGCGCGGCCGATCTCGCGGGTGAGCATCACCGCGCTCCAGACGGCCCCGAAGGCGAGCACGAGGGCGACGGGCGCGGCCAACGGTCCGTAGCCGGACAGCGCGTACGCCTCCACCACGCCCTTGGGCGCGGGGGCGAAGACATTGCCGCGCACGGCATCCCAGGCGGCCGCCCCGGTGAGCGCCATGGTCAGCGCGCAGCACAACAGCACCCCGACGACCACGCACTGCCACACCCAGAGGGCGAGCACGGGTTCGCGGTCGATCCAGTCGGAGCGGGACAACAGGCGCGGCGCCATTGCCGCCGCCAGTGCGCCGAGGCCCATCAGCGCGAGCGGGACCATCATGGCCGTCAGCCTATGATCGCGACGCTCGGGCCGGGTACGGTCATGGCGGGGAAGTGACGCATACCACGGTGCGGACAGGGATACGCGGCCATGGATCGGACCATGGCCCGGCCCGCCGCCCGTTCACAGGGCCAGCAGCATCGCGAACATCCCTATCCCCATCGACAGCCGGCAGGCATGCCTCAGCTCGGGCCGCCGCGACCAGCGGACGCCGGGCGGCCCCGCCCCCGCGCCGCCCACCGCCCCGTCCACGGCCCCGTCCGTCATCGGTACGAGCCGCAGCCCGGACCGTACGACGTAGACCGCGAAGTACACGAGGAGCACCCCGGTCAGCAGCGGCACCCCGCCCGCCATCCGGTCCGTGGTCGTCCCGCCGGTGTGATGGTGGCCGCCCGTGGTGCCCACCATCATCGCGAGCGCCATATAGACCATCGCCAGCGCCCCGACGGTGTGATGCAGACGGTGCCCCGGGAGCCCCACACCGCGCGGGACCGGCAGCAGCGCCCTTACGGCGGCCACGGCGAAGACCGCCGCGAAGGCGGGCGGACCCCAGGGCCGGGGGTCCAGCACGGCGGACGGCACCGCCATCACGGCCATCCCCCACCCCATCAGCGCCTCGGCGCCCGCGATCCGCCGCCCCGGCCCGGGCGGCTCACCGCGCATCTGCAGCAGACAGTAGCCACCCGTGGCCGCGCACAGCGCGACCAGCAGCCAGCCGATGAGCGGAGGTCCGTGCACGGCCACACCTCCCGAACGGGGACGTAATACCAGGAGACATCCCCTTCCGCGGCACCACCCACGGGAGCGCACGGGCGCAGTGGGGGAGCGCGAGGCGTGCGGAGTAGTGGGGAGCGCGAGGAGCGGTATGGCACGGTGAGGGGAACGGCCCGTGGATCACGCAGGCCCCAGCCGCACCACGGGACGTGAACAGCTGTCCAAAGAGGAGGAGAGCCCGTGTCGAATCCACCGCTTCCCGAGGCCGCGGTCGCCATGCTCGAGAAGCCCAATCCGGCCGTGATCGCGACGATCCGGTCCGACGGTCAGCCGGTGTCCACGGCCACCTGGTACCTCTGGGACGACGGCCGGATCCTGGTCAACATGGACGAGGGCCGCAAGCGGCTCGACCACATCCGCAACGACCCCAGGGTCTCCCTCACCGTGATCGACGAGGCGAACTGGTACAACCACATCACCCTCATCGGCCGGGTCGTCGAGTTCCAGGACGACGAGGACCTGGCCGGAATCGACCGGCTGGCCCAGCAGTACCTGGGCAAGGACTACCCGCGGCGGGACCGCGGCCGGATCAGCGCCTGGATCGAGATCGACCGCTGGCACGGCTGGGGCGAGCACAAGGAGAACACCCAGCCCGGCTGATCTCCCCTCCGGCACCGCTCGCCGTCCGTCCCGCCACCTCCGGCCACCGGGAGCCATGGCGGGCGGACGGCGTCCGGCGACCCCCGCACCGTCCGGCGATCCCGGGAGGTCTGGCCCGTCCCCGTTTCTGGCGGATGCTTCCGACGTCATTCGTCGACTGACCGTGACCCGTTGGTCTCCGACCGCCTAGGACTGCGGACCTCGTCGCGCAACGCGCGGATGGCGCGCACCGCTTGGGTGGCTTCTTTGCAGACTGCCGGAATCTTCCTCAGCGCCGCTACGAGAACCCGAGCGAGGGCGCCGATGAACGCCACGATCATGGCGGCCGGCAGCACTCAACCCGCAAGGAGGCAAGCAGATGGTCGGCCGCGGACCCGCGTCCAAGGCCCC encodes the following:
- a CDS encoding phosphatase PAP2 family protein — encoded protein: MQPANPHRRAASAAAVFTALFLVLLALVAAHWGPLETVDRDIVVTLHHSAVRHHGLTRANRVLTDWFWDPWTMRALLAVAVGWLLWRREWRLALWVAVTAALGTALQQGVKAALDRERPRWSNPVDSAHYAAFPSGHALTATVAFGLLLWLLTLHGAPAKWPRLMAVVGAVSVLGVGFTRLYLGVHWPSDVVAGWLLGAALVYGAIASYGYVQSRTSQREASPDGRVRP
- a CDS encoding M56 family metallopeptidase, which encodes MMVPLALMGLGALAAAMAPRLLSRSDWIDREPVLALWVWQCVVVGVLLCCALTMALTGAAAWDAVRGNVFAPAPKGVVEAYALSGYGPLAAPVALVLAFGAVWSAVMLTREIGRARAWRRQHRAELLVRSPALPGEEPGEDRLVVLESDKPDAWWLPGTTPRLVITTAALRRLKGRRLDAVIAHEQGHARARHHWLLHCSGALASGFPQVTMFAAFRDEVHRLVELAADDSASRRFGRTTTALALVELNEDRGVFGPCPSALAQVPQRVDRLLAPASRLPVARRWRLTATAALVPAVPLLVTLVPALRVLG
- a CDS encoding DUF5134 domain-containing protein codes for the protein MHGPPLIGWLLVALCAATGGYCLLQMRGEPPGPGRRIAGAEALMGWGMAVMAVPSAVLDPRPWGPPAFAAVFAVAAVRALLPVPRGVGLPGHRLHHTVGALAMVYMALAMMVGTTGGHHHTGGTTTDRMAGGVPLLTGVLLVYFAVYVVRSGLRLVPMTDGAVDGAVGGAGAGPPGVRWSRRPELRHACRLSMGIGMFAMLLAL
- a CDS encoding PPOX class F420-dependent oxidoreductase, which codes for MSNPPLPEAAVAMLEKPNPAVIATIRSDGQPVSTATWYLWDDGRILVNMDEGRKRLDHIRNDPRVSLTVIDEANWYNHITLIGRVVEFQDDEDLAGIDRLAQQYLGKDYPRRDRGRISAWIEIDRWHGWGEHKENTQPG